The genome window CGCAGCGCGCTCAATTGTATTGCCGCTGCCGTTGATTTGGCTCATGCCAAAGCATTGGAAAGTGGTATCGCTACAGTTACCGTGCATAACTGCCATAATCGCATGTTTATCCTCAAAGCCTTAACAGACAGAGGTCGAGCAGGTATCAGTGCTGCAGCCTATTGGAAAAATGGCAGTACCACGGTTACCGAACACACCGCAGCAATCCGCTCAGGACAACGTTACCCGAGTTACAGCGAAGCCGTGGCGAACTTGTCAAATAATGACGATGACAAACAAGCACTGACGATTATATGTAGCTCGAGAGTCGATTTAACCTCATCCTTGCAAAATGCCAATAGTACGTTTATCAGCCCAAAGCAGGTTGAGAAGAACAAGGAACATACTGTTGAATATGGCGTAGAGATCGATGAAGACGTTTGGGCCGAGATAAACCGTATTGGTACCGGCGTTTTAGTGGAAAACACTGAACGTTCTCGACAAGACGCTGGCGGGCGATAATAAGCTCAAATGCTTTTGATAACTAATAGTTAAGCCTTGCTGAGCAAGGCTTAACTTATAGAGCAAAGGCATGAATATTCTTAATAGCATTCCAGTCGAAAATTCACTTTCAAAGGTTAAACTGCATCAGGTGCAACAGAGCACACTTTCGTTAAGCACAATCCGTCAAACAGGACTATCACTTTTTAGATTTTAGCACCGCCAAATTAAGCGCTTACCTAAGCGTTTCTCCTAAGTATAAAGTAACAAAGCAAGGGAAAAATATGTCTAAACCTAGTAAAAATCAGTCTCCGTACAGATCACCTGCGGGTGGTTGGGGCGCACTAAAAAGTTCTGCTAAGCATTTAATTCTAAGTAGCGATGCAGCGAAAGGGGTTAAGGCGTTACTAAAGGCAAACCAACCTGGAGGTTTTGATTGCCCAGGATGTGCGTGGGGTGATAGTGCTGGTGCCGGAAAAGTTGATTTTTGTGAAAACGGCGTCAAAGCCATTGCCTGGGAAGCTACCAGCAAACGGGTAGAGCAAAATTTCTTTAACCAGTATTCAATTTCTGAGCTTCAACAATGGAACGATCATTCTCTAGAAAGCAGCGGCCGACTTACAGAGCCAATGTTATATGATGGTAGCAGCGATCACTACCAACCGATAAGTTGGCAACAAGCATTTGAGCTGATAGCCAATAATTTGCAGAGACTGGATTCTCCCGATCAAGCATTGTTGTACACATCAGGTCGAGCAAGTAATGAAGCCGCATACCTATATCAGTTGTTCGGTCGAGTGTTCGGTACCAATAACTTTCCTGATTGTTCAAACATGTGCCACGAAGCCTCTGGAGTCGGGATGACAAGCGGCATTGGTACAGGTAAAGGTACGGTAACCATGGAGGACTTTGATCTAGCCGATGCCATCTTCGTATTCGGACAGAATCCCGGAACGAATCACCCACGTATGCTTGCAACTTTACGCAAAGCGAGTAAACGGGGAGCACAGGTAGTCGCGATCAATAACC of Thalassotalea fonticola contains these proteins:
- a CDS encoding DUF3726 domain-containing protein translates to MNISMNELKASLKRCFEASGYFVGNYEDAASMVLWLEKHGLNGLNELKHALPYVGDDFDKPLSNVIYEDSTSAIIDAHHRSALNCIAAAVDLAHAKALESGIATVTVHNCHNRMFILKALTDRGRAGISAAAYWKNGSTTVTEHTAAIRSGQRYPSYSEAVANLSNNDDDKQALTIICSSRVDLTSSLQNANSTFISPKQVEKNKEHTVEYGVEIDEDVWAEINRIGTGVLVENTERSRQDAGGR